From the Malus domestica chromosome 17, GDT2T_hap1 genome, one window contains:
- the LOC139193401 gene encoding secreted RxLR effector protein 161-like, protein MVVRTLDAKRDPFRPNEDKKEILKPEVPYLSAIGALLYLAQCTRPDISFTVNMMSRDDNVSIHRHWNGVKEIFCYLEGMMDLGLFYTHESSRGAVAPLGLRVDSCLIGYAYTGYLFDSHRACSQTGYVLTIRDIAISWRSTKQTLVATSSNHVEILALNKALREYFWLRAVMEHIRSTSGLSSVVDLPTTIFKDNAACIEQLKK, encoded by the coding sequence atggtcgttcggactctagatgctaaacgagatccatTCCGTCCGAACGAGGATAAGAAAGAGATTTTGAAGcctgaagttccatacctaagtgcaattggtgctttattgtacttggctcaatgcactagacccgacatctccttcactgTTAATATGATGTCTAGAGATGACAACGTGTCTATACACagacactggaatggtgttaaagagaTTTTCTGCTACCTTGAAGGTAtgatggatttgggcttgttctacacCCACGAATCCTCGAGAGGAGCCGTCGCCCCCCTCGGTCTTCGGGTTGATTCTTGCCTCATTGGTTACGCATATACTGGTTATCTGTTTGACTCTCATAGGGCatgttctcaaacgggttatgtcttgaCCATTAGAGACAtcgctatatcttggaggtctactaAGCAAACGTTAGTTGCGACTTCTTCGAACCATGTTGAGATTCTCGCCTTGAATAAAGCCTTGCGAGAGTACTTTTGGCTGAGAGCAGTTATGGAACATATTAGAAGTACTAGTGGTCTTTCTTCcgtcgttgaccttcctacgacgatctttAAAGACAATGCAGCGtgtatcgagcagttaaagaaatga